A part of Candidatus Zixiibacteriota bacterium genomic DNA contains:
- the def gene encoding peptide deformylase, which yields MAERPIVIYGDPVLRKVCDPVDEINQEIKDLVSDLTDALKKARGLGLSAPQIGVLKRVFIVDLTTIDITASLKIFINPEIVEVSEEEAEYEEGCLSFPGLYQKIFRPAKVKVRATDLEGNQFEMEAEGMSARAIQHEYDHLEGTLFIDRMSSLARTMAKGRLRKLKEVS from the coding sequence GTGGCCGAGCGACCGATCGTCATTTACGGCGACCCGGTATTGCGGAAAGTCTGCGATCCGGTTGACGAGATCAACCAGGAAATCAAAGACCTGGTGTCGGATTTGACCGACGCCCTGAAAAAAGCTCGAGGTCTGGGGCTGTCAGCGCCTCAGATCGGTGTATTGAAGCGTGTATTCATTGTGGATTTAACAACGATTGACATTACCGCTTCCCTCAAAATTTTTATTAACCCGGAAATTGTGGAAGTCAGCGAAGAAGAGGCTGAATATGAAGAAGGATGTTTGTCTTTTCCGGGATTGTATCAGAAGATTTTCCGCCCTGCCAAGGTGAAAGTGCGGGCGACGGATCTTGAAGGCAACCAGTTTGAAATGGAAGCCGAAGGCATGAGTGCCAGGGCCATACAGCATGAGTATGACCATCTTGAGGGAACCCTGTTTATTGATCGTATGTCGTCTTTGGCCCGGACGATGGCAAAGGGCCGCCTGAGAAAACTCAAAGAAGTTTCCTGA
- the yajC gene encoding preprotein translocase subunit YajC, whose amino-acid sequence MTGAEGAGGGGGMFTLVWFGLIFVLMYLLLIRPQRKKQKAHETLLQELKKGDKVVTSGGMFGTIFAIDEERGRVVIKIGETKFEFLKSSIAARVDT is encoded by the coding sequence ATGACCGGTGCCGAGGGCGCCGGCGGTGGCGGTGGGATGTTTACGCTGGTATGGTTCGGACTCATTTTTGTCCTGATGTACCTGCTGTTGATCCGACCCCAAAGAAAGAAGCAGAAGGCGCATGAGACCCTGCTTCAAGAGTTAAAGAAAGGTGACAAGGTGGTAACCAGCGGCGGTATGTTTGGAACCATATTCGCCATCGATGAAGAGCGCGGACGAGTCGTCATAAAAATCGGCGAAACCAAGTTCGAGTTCCTCAAATCGTCGATTGCCGCCCGAGTAGACACCTGA